In Halobacterium sp. R2-5, one DNA window encodes the following:
- a CDS encoding fumarylacetoacetate hydrolase family protein, producing MRFVRFNEDRLGVLTDDDGVVDLTDRLGIDAADPLVEYINGDYDASQYADEDPDYDRSEVDLGSPVERPGKVIAAPLNYENHIEEALADRDITTEEWFSIEDKGYFLKAPSSVVGPDHGVELPFSDRRVDHEIELAFVMEDDVKDVDAEDAWEHIFGYTILLDISVRGDQDRSNRKSYDTFTVIGPAVVTADEIDDPQDLQMELELNGDRKQYENTGDMVYTCADVV from the coding sequence ATGCGATTTGTTCGCTTCAACGAGGACCGCCTGGGCGTGCTCACCGACGACGACGGCGTCGTCGACCTGACCGACCGACTCGGCATCGATGCCGCCGACCCGCTCGTCGAGTACATCAACGGCGACTACGACGCCAGCCAGTACGCCGACGAAGACCCTGATTACGACCGCAGTGAGGTCGACCTCGGCTCCCCCGTCGAACGCCCCGGCAAGGTTATCGCCGCACCCCTGAACTACGAAAACCACATCGAGGAGGCCCTCGCCGACCGCGACATCACCACCGAGGAGTGGTTCAGCATCGAGGACAAAGGCTACTTCCTCAAAGCGCCGTCGAGCGTCGTCGGCCCCGACCACGGCGTCGAGTTGCCGTTCTCGGACCGCCGCGTCGACCACGAAATCGAACTCGCATTCGTCATGGAAGACGACGTCAAAGACGTCGACGCCGAGGACGCCTGGGAGCACATCTTCGGGTACACGATTCTCCTTGACATCTCCGTGCGCGGCGACCAGGACCGCTCGAACCGCAAATCCTACGACACCTTCACCGTCATCGGCCCCGCTGTCGTCACCGCCGACGAGATTGACGACCCCCAGGACCTCCAGATGGAACTCGAACTGAACGGCGACCGCAAGCAGTACGAGAACACCGGCGACATGGTCTACACCTGCGCGGACGTCGT